A stretch of Dysidea avara chromosome 5, odDysAvar1.4, whole genome shotgun sequence DNA encodes these proteins:
- the LOC136255519 gene encoding protein sidekick-1-like: MYQRMRSDVGRDIISTSSSDTNMKYLINNTVNSTNFGTLTITNLQYDDRGIYTCVTANEHGAVSADAMVNVHVKPTNLTISGGDRFNISSQVNLTCTAIGVPLPTIMWQLNGNNVPIDPDCVLDSYNVTSMVGSGLALGNCTEIQTVDLANGNTITDPQDILELGMSNLTELVVVSNLLIRSLQRSDNGSYTCNVTNTLPETDTISVVSGPTPVTVLERPDPIQNVTIVDQGSRWVYLQWDIPYDGNSDIMGYNICIRFVEESDSNLTLILLSSVGENQTNMFITTTTNSYNVTEQILPFMRYQFVVVACNELGCGDLEEAGASTINRTLPEAPETPPLDCSSIANSSTSIDITWSPPIMPNGIITDYNVSYVPGQSLSTTDYSTDGNVSINIGNNDTNTIVTDLRIATSYTIALAAYTVVGIGPYSNPMECVVQTLEDVPNGPPLSVTLSSPTSTSIAIRWQLPDPLVRNGIITKHQLNYTEVSQPLNWTTVSLGGDTSYVIEDLEIFTRYYVSVSAGTQIDGYGPFSDPVMIQTGTLTIIDAPVDTVEIDDNDVTLICNVNAFPQHNITWMYQRMRSDVGRDIISTSSSDTNMKYLINNTVNTTSFGTLTITNLQYDDRGIYTCVAANEHGVVSVDAMVNVHVKSTNLTISGGDRFNISSQVNLTCTAIGVPLPTIMWQLYGNNVPIDPDCVLDSYNVNSMVGLGLDDCTEIQTIDLANGNTVTDPQDILELGMSNLTELVVVSNLLIRSLQRSDNGSYTCNVTNTLPQTDTISVVSSPTLVTVLERPDPTNVTIMDYGSRYVYLQWDIPYNGNSDIMGYNVYIRFVDTNSDFTLVMTSSSMGKRQANMFTTATNSYNVTEQILPFMRYQFAVVACNELECATLEAAGTSQIIQTQQDAPETPPVDCSATAVSSTSIRITWSPPVMPNGIITDYNVSYVPGQSLSTADYSTDGNVSINIGNNDTNTIVTDLRIATSYIIALAAHTVVGIGPYSNPMECVVQTLEDVPNGPPLSVTLSSPTSTSIAVRWQLPDPLVRNGIITKHQLNYTEVSQPLNWTTVSLGGDTSYVIEDLEIFTRYYVSVSAGTQIDGYGPFSDPVMIRIVPARPLNVTVQSVSEADIMLSWTEPTLKDETVLYYEVYYTPAGQGPTLSTNSTTTSITLSDLVPGVEYSINVTAVTTTRGRITSTTVTAITLTTALFQLRIGPIPNCFEWIEDRQQKKLDDIISTVMEEITPRCSCIFEIVSDSFSCRGAQENFENTVVFRARVSAQGPASVITADDVVNDISNWVESSASITIASVTLDVDLNCPAMLDSFNSPDCVIVTEQPTPSPSSPTSSSSSNSSSISIIAGAAIAVVIIVILLVIIVVLIVMYRKRKASYSIKERESEYDYITSTPVVYDSVNPLAPDHKQVTMEKNPAYKSTVLANKANVNPDVVEYENINLQPTSPNTDDAEMENPAYAETDFK, translated from the exons ATGTACCAGAGGATGAGAAGTGATGTTGGTAGAGATATTATCAGTACATCATCATCAGATACTAACATGAAATATCTGATCAATAATACTGTTAACTCTACTAATTTTGGTACACTAACTATTACTAACCTCCAATATGATGACAGGGGTATATACACATGTGTAACAGCTAATGAACATGGTGCTGTTAGTGCTGATGCTATGGTGAATGTACATG TCAAGCCAACAAATCTCACAATATCAGGAGGTGACAGATTCAACATCAGTTCACAAGTTAACTTAACATGTACTGCTATTGGAGTACCATTACCAACTATCATGTGGCAACTTAATGGTAATAATGTTCCTATTGATCCAGACTGTGTTCTTGATTCATATAATGTTACCTCAATGGTGGGGTCAGGTTTGGCTCTAGGTAATTGTACAGAAATTCAAACAGTAGATCTTGCTAATGGTAATACTATCACTGATCCTCAAGATATCTTAGAGTTAGGAATGTCTAACTTAACTGAACTTGTAGTGGTCAGTAATTTGTTGATAAGATCACTTCAACGTAGTGACAATGGAAGTTACACTTGTAATGTTACTAATACACTACCAGAAACTGACACTATATCAGTTGTGAGTGGTCCTACTCCTGTTACTGTACTAG AGAGGCCTGATCCAATACAAAATGTCACTATTGTGGATCAAGGTAGTCGATGGGTATACCTACAATGGGATATCCCATATGATGGAAATAGTGATATTATGGGATACAATATATGCATCAGATTTGTAGAGGAAAGTGATTCTAATTTAACCCTAATATTATTGTCCAGTGTGGGAGAGAATCAAACTAACATGTttatcactactactactaacagTTATAATGTGACTGAGCAGATTCTACCTTTTATGAGGTACCAGTTTGTTGTAGTAGCTTGTAATGAGTTGGGATGTGGAGATTTGGAGGAAGCAGGAGCATCAACAATTAACCGTACTCTACCAGAAG CTCCTGAAACTCCTCCTCTTGACTGTTCAAGCATTGCTAATAGTTCTACTTCTATTGACATCACTTGGTCACCTCCTATTATGCCTAATGGTATTATTACTGACTATAATGTGTCTTATGTTCCTGGTCAGTCACTGTCCACAACTGACTATTCTACTGATGGAAATGTCAGTATTAATATTGGTAACAATGACACTAACACTATTGTGACTGATCTGAGAATAGCTACCAGTTATACTATTGCTCTAGCAGCATATACTGTAGTAGGAATTGGACCATATTCTAACCCAATGGAGTGTGTAGTGCAGACACTGGAGGATG TTCCTAATGGTCCACCATTAAGTGTTACACTATCATCTCCCACATCTACTTCTATTGCTATAAGGTGGCAACTTCCTGATCCACTAGTAAGGAATGGCATCATCACTAAACATCAACTCAACTATACTGAAGTGTCTCAGCCACTCAACTGGACTACTGTATCACTTGGTGGTGATACTTCTTATGTGATAGAAGACTTGGAAATATTTACCAGATATTATGTATCAGTTAGTGCTGGTACTCAAATTGATGGGTATGGACCATTCTCTGATCCAGTGATGATACAAACAG GCACACTAACTATTATTGATGCTCCAGTGGACACAGTAGAAATTGACGATAATGATGTCACATTGATCTGTAATGTAAATGCATTCCCACAACACAACATTACCTGGATGTACCAGAGGATGAGAAGTGATGTTGGTAGAGATATTATCAGTACATCATCATCAGATACTAACATGAAATATCTGATCAATAATACTGTTAACACTACTAGTTTTGGTACACTAACTATTACTAACCTCCAATATGATGACAGGGGTATATACACATGTGTAGCAGCTAATGAACATGGTGTTGTTAGTGTTGATGCTATGGTGAATGTACATG TCAAGTCAACAAATCTCACAATATCAGGAGGTGACAGATTCAACATCAGTTCACAAGTTAACTTAACATGTACTGCTATTGGAGTACCATTACCAACTATCATGTGGCAACTTTATGGTAATAATGTTCCTATTGATCCAGACTGTGTTCTTGATTCATATAATGTTAACTCAATGGTGGGGTTGGGTCTAGATGATTGTACAGAAATTCAAACAATAGATCTTGCTAATGGTAATACTGTCACTGATCCTCAAGACATCTTAGAGTTAGGAATGTCTAACTTAACTGAACTTGTAGTGGTTAGTAATTTGTTGATAAGATCACTTCAACGTAGTGACAATGGAAGTTACACTTGTAATGTTACTAATACACTACCACAAACTGACACTATATCAGTTGTGAGTAGTCCTACTCTTGTTACCGTATTAG AGAGGCCCGATCCAACAAATGTAACTATCATGGATTATGGTAGTCGATATGTATACCTACAATGGGATATCCCATATAATGGAAATAGTGATATTATGGGATACAATGTATACATCAGATTTGTGGACACTAATTCAGACTTCACACTAGTAATGACATCATCCAGTATGGGAAAGAGACAAGCTAACATGTTTACCACTGCTACTAACAGTTATAATGTGACTGAGCAGATTCTACCTTTTATGAGGTACCAGTTTGCTGTAGTAGCTTGTAATGAGCTGGAATGTGCAACTTTGGAGGCAGCAGGAACATCACAGATTATACAGACCCAACAAGATG CCCCTGAGACACCACCTGTTGACTGTTCAGCCACTGCTGTTAGCTCCACTTCTATTAGGATCACTTGGTCACCTCCTGTTATGCCTAATGGTATTATTACTGACTATAATGTGTCTTATGTTCCTGGTCAGTCACTGTCCACTGCTGACTATTCTACTGATGGAAATGTCAGTATTAATATTGGTAACAATGACACTAACACTATTGTGACTGATCTGAGAATAGCTACCAGTTATATTATTGCTCTAGCAGCACATACTGTAGTAGGAATTGGACCATATTCTAACCCAATGGAGTGTGTAGTGCAGACACTGGAGGATG TTCCTAATGGTCCACCATTAAGTGTTACACTATCATCTCCCACATCTACTTCTATTGCTGTAAGGTGGCAACTTCCTGATCCACTAGTAAGAAATGGCATCATCACTAAACATCAACTCAACTATACTGAAGTGTCTCAGCCACTTAACTGGACTACTGTATCACTTGGTGGTGATACTTCTTATGTGATAGAAGACTTGGAAATATTTACCAGATATTATGTATCAGTTAGTGCTGGTACTCAAATTGATGGGTATGGTCCATTCTCTGATCCAGTGATGATACGAATAG TTCCTGCTAGACCACTGAATGTTACAGTTCAATCAGTCAGTGAAGCAGATATTATGTTAAGCTGGACAGAACCCACGTTAAAGGATGAAACAGTACTTTACTATGAG GTTTATTATACTCCAGCTGGTCAAGGTCCAACATTGTCTACCAACAGTACAACTACAAGTATCACACTCAGTGATCTGGTCCCTGGTGTAGAGTACTCCATCAATGTTACAGCAGTCACTACCACAAGAGGGAGGATTACTAGTACAACTGTTACTGCTATTACTT TAACCACTGCATTGTTCCAATTGAGGATTGGTCCTATTCCTAATTGTTTTGAATGGATA GAAGACCGACAGCAGAAAAAGTTGGATGACATTATATCAACAGTGATGGAAGAAATAACACCAAGATGTTCTTGTATATTTGAGATTGTTAGTGACAGTTTTAGTTGTCGAGGAGCACAAGAAAACTTTGAGAACACTGTTGTATTTAGAGCTAGAGTAAGTGCTCAAGGTCCTGCTTCAGTtattactgctgatgatgttgTTAATGATATATCAAACTGGGTAGAATCTTCAGCATCAATAACAATTGCCTCCGTGACTCTAGATGTAGATCTTAACTGTCCAGCAATGCTTGATTCATTCAATTCACCTGATTGTGTTATTGTAACAGAACAACCAACACCATCTCCTAGTTCACCCACCAGCTCTTCATCCAGCAACTCTTCATCCATTAGTATAATTGCTGGAGCAGCCATTGCAGTAGTGATCATTGTCATATTATTGGTAATTATTGTGGTGCTGATTGTGATGTATCGGAAGCGAAAGGCTAGTTACAG